The DNA segment TCCATTAAAGCCCCATTTGCAAACTTTGGATTGAAAGCATTGAGTACAATGCCTTCTTTGTATTTATCATAACGAGATGAATACTGACAATAGCTGGCAAAGTATCTACGGATTGGTCCAATTTTATAAAGGTTATCTTGAATGACCTTGAATCCAGGAAGTAATGTTGATTTCATGGCTTCCATTAATAGAACCTGATGATCTTTTGCAGCTTGAATCATTGTCGTTACTTCGTATACATTCGCTGCTAATGGTTTTTCACATAAAACATGTTTGCCATTTCGCAAAAATAAAATAGCTTGTTCAGAATGAAATGAATTAGGAGATGCAATATATACCGCATCAATTTCTTCACTAACTGCCATTTCTTCTAGGTTTGTAAATAGTAGGTTTATTCCGTATTTGTTTGAGAATTGTTCAGCCTGCTCAATTGTTCGAGAATAAACTGCTGTTAGTTTAAAATCTTCGACACCCTCTGCAGCTTCAAGTAATCTTTCAGTAATGAAATTTGTACCAATTATCCCGATTCGAACCATATAACAGACCCCTTTTCTTTGTTTCATACCTTAAATTATAGACTTCATGTATCGTATTATTATAGAGATAAAATAACTTTAAGCAAATAACATTGAAACGTAAATTCCTAAAAGAAAATAGGAATCTCTATGACAAAGCTATAAGTGACATAGAGTAAATAACTGAAAAGCTGTATTAATAAGAGAAATTCATTTCATTTTTCAGAGTGCATGCTAAAATAAAGGACATAAAGGTAATTTGAATTTCGAAGAAAGTAGGTGTTTTTTAGTGCAAGTTACTACAAAAGATGTAATGGAAAAATTTGATTTAACCCTTGTTAGTGGTCAAGAAGGTGTCGGCAAACATATTGCTGTCAGCGATATATCACGCCCGGGTTTAGAAATGGCCGGATATTTCACACACTATCCAGCAAACCGTGTACAGTTACTTGGAAAAACAGAACTTTCTTTTTACGATATGTTATTGCCTCATGAACGAGTGGAACGCATGCAGAAACTATGTTCACCTGATACACCAGCGATTATCATTTCGCATGGTTTGAAAGTGCCGCAAGAATTGAAAATCGCTTCAAATGAAGAACATGTTCCAGTCCTTACAGCCAAAATGGCAACCACACGTTTTTCGAGTTTACTGACAAACTTTCTAGAAAGTAAACTAGCACCTACTACGGCAGTACATGGAGTGCTTCTCGATATTTATGGTGTTGGCGTATTAATTACAGGGAAAAGTGGTGTTGGTAAAAGTGAGACTGCTCTAGAGCTTGTAAAAAGAGGGCACCGATTAGTTGCTGACGATTGTGTTGAAATTAGACAAGAAACAGAAAATACGCTTGTTGGAAATGCTCCTAAACTGATTGAACATTTACTTGAAATTCGTGGTCTGGGCATTATTGATGTTATGACTTTGTTTGGTGCAAGTGCAATACGTAGCTTTAAACGAATATCTCTTGTAATTGAATTAGAGAATTGGGATGAACAGAAGACGTATGATCGTTTAGGACTAGAAGATGAAAAAATGAAAATTATAGAAACAGATTTGACCAAACTCACTATTCCCGTTCGACCTGGTCGAAACTTAGCAGTTATTATAGAAGTAGCAGCCATGAACCATCGTTTGAAGCGAATGGGTTTCAATGCAGCAGAGGAATTCTCCAATCGTTTAAACGATGTTATTAGTCAAAATGAACATTCTACATATTAAATTTAGGAAGTCTGGAAGGGGTACAACATGAATTTATTACTTGAAGCAATTAATCCCATTGCAATTTCAATTGGACCGATTGCAGTACGATGGTACGGAGTCATTATTGCGTTCGGCATTGTGCTAGCGTTTATTGTTGCGCAACGTGAAATGGTCAAACGGTCATTTCATCAGGATTTTCTAACAGATTTATTAATCTGGGCAGTACCGCTAGCAATTTTAGGGGCGCGTCTATATTATGTGTTATTTAAATGGGAGTATTATGCTGAAAATCCTAGTAAAATCCTTCAAGTATGGGAGGGGGGATTGGCGATACATGGTGCGTTGATTGCCTCATTTATTACAGCCTATGTTTTTACAAGAAAACGCAATAAATCATTTTTAAAAGTTGCAGATATTGTGGCACCAAGTCTTTTAATTGGGCAAACAATTGGACGTTGGGGAAACTTTATGAACCAAGAAGCTCATGGAGGAGAAGTGTCACGTTCTTTTTTAGAAAATATGTTTTTACCGGATTGGATTATTAATCAAATGCGTATTGATGGTATATATTATCATCCTACATTTTTATATGAATCACTGTGGAACTTTGCAGGTGTAGTAATACTAATATTATTACGTCGTGTTAACTTGATGCGTGGAGAAATGTTCTTATTTTATATTATTTGGTATTCTTTCGGACGATTCTTTATTGAAGGTATGCGAACCGATAGTTTGTATTTAATTGGTGAACTTCGCACAGCACAAGTGATATCAATTGTTGCAATAGTTGTGGCAATCATATTGGTTGTTTACCGTCGCGTAACTATTAAAAAGCCTGTGCGCTATAAAGACGCATAAGTAAGGAAGTTATAAGTATGTCTACAATAAAAAATGGATTATTAGCTGGATTAAAAACATCTTGGACACTTAGCAAGATTATTTTTCCCATTACATTGTTGATTGTCATCTTGCAGTATACGCCTGTGTTGCCGTGGGTCATCGACTTCGTATCTCCCGTTATGGGGATTTTTGGGTTGCGAGGAGATGCAGCAATTCCATTAGTTTTAGGGAACGCTCTAAACTTGTATGCGGGAATTGCTGGAATTCTGTCATTAGAATTGACAGTAAAAGAAGTATTTATTTTGGCTGTTATGCTATCGTTCTCTCATAATATATTTATTGAAACTGGAGTTGCGTTAAAAGTTGGCGTTAAATTGTGGGTTGTTCTTCTCGTGAGATTTGGACTAGCCGCAATATCTGCGATTGTGATTAATCTTGTTTGGTCGGGTGGTTCAGACATTGCTCAATATGGGATGGCTCCAAAAGTGGCTGAAATACCTGAAGGTTGGATGGAGATCATATTACTAGGGTTTCAAAAAGCAAGCTTCGGTGTATTGCAGCTAGCATTGGTGGTTATCCCACTTATGATTGTTATTCAATACTTAAAAGACAAACAATACTTACTAAAGTTTTCGCGAAAACTGGCACCGTTTATGAAGTTACTTGGCATTGAGCAAAATGCTTCGATGACGCTAGTCTCTGGGTTAGTAATTGGCTTAGCATTTGGTGCAGGAGTGATGATCCAAGCAGTACAAGATGACGGCGTCAGTAAGAAAGACGCCACTCTGGTTTTTATCTTTTTAGTCGCTTGTCACGCAGTAATAGAAGATACGCTCATTTTTATACCGCTCGGGATTCCGATTTGGCCATTATTCTTACTTAGACTTGGGACTGCATTTGTTTTAACTATAGTAGTAGCCACGATTTGGAAACGAGCTGAACAAACGAAACGAAAGGAAGTGCTACTTCATGACAATTAAACCAATTACCACACTTCTTTTCGATTGTGACGAAACGTTACTACATACTAAGGAACTTTGCATTCAAACTTATTTAAATGTAATGGGTAAACACCTACTTGAAATTGTAGAGGGTCAATTGTCATGAGGAGGACTGAACGTTTTGTTGTAGAAGGAGCAAATTCCCTTTGGCATATATACAAAACGGTATCATTTTGGAAAGTGATGAAAAATTTCATCGTTATTCAACTTGGGAGATACAGCCCTTCACTGTCATTTAAAAACTTTCTTTATCGGAATTTTTTACATATGAAAATTGGAGACGAGACGTCGTTTGCATTAATGGTCATGCCAGATGTAATGTTTCCAGAAAGAATTACGATAGGAAAAAATTCGATTATTGGCTACAATACGACTCTTTTAGCACATGAATACTTAATTAATGAATATCGAATTGGAGAAGTCAGGATAGGTGACCGTGTTCTAATAGGTGCAAACTCTACGATTCTCCCAGGTGTAAATATCGGAGATGATGCAATCGTATCTGCTGCCACCCTTGTGCATAAAGATGTCCCAGCAGGTAGTTTTGTCGGTGGAAATCCAATGAAAGTTATTTATACAGCAGAAGAAATGGCGACTCGTCGTCTTATGCAACCCGAAAAGACCTCATGAAGAGAATTACATTGCTTCAAGGGGTCTT comes from the Paenisporosarcina antarctica genome and includes:
- a CDS encoding Gfo/Idh/MocA family protein translates to MVRIGIIGTNFITERLLEAAEGVEDFKLTAVYSRTIEQAEQFSNKYGINLLFTNLEEMAVSEEIDAVYIASPNSFHSEQAILFLRNGKHVLCEKPLAANVYEVTTMIQAAKDHQVLLMEAMKSTLLPGFKVIQDNLYKIGPIRRYFASYCQYSSRYDKYKEGIVLNAFNPKFANGALMDLGVYCLYPLITLFGEPIEVKATGIILDSGVDGEGSVVLSYDDKDAVVMYSKISNSSLPSEIQGEEGTMIIDKINSPEKVEIHYNNGTFEQLTINQSHPVMYYEVKEFIDLINAGKLESDINSHDNSYTTMLVVDKVRAELGIVYPNDKIEL
- the hprK gene encoding HPr(Ser) kinase/phosphatase yields the protein MQVTTKDVMEKFDLTLVSGQEGVGKHIAVSDISRPGLEMAGYFTHYPANRVQLLGKTELSFYDMLLPHERVERMQKLCSPDTPAIIISHGLKVPQELKIASNEEHVPVLTAKMATTRFSSLLTNFLESKLAPTTAVHGVLLDIYGVGVLITGKSGVGKSETALELVKRGHRLVADDCVEIRQETENTLVGNAPKLIEHLLEIRGLGIIDVMTLFGASAIRSFKRISLVIELENWDEQKTYDRLGLEDEKMKIIETDLTKLTIPVRPGRNLAVIIEVAAMNHRLKRMGFNAAEEFSNRLNDVISQNEHSTY
- the lgt gene encoding prolipoprotein diacylglyceryl transferase yields the protein MNLLLEAINPIAISIGPIAVRWYGVIIAFGIVLAFIVAQREMVKRSFHQDFLTDLLIWAVPLAILGARLYYVLFKWEYYAENPSKILQVWEGGLAIHGALIASFITAYVFTRKRNKSFLKVADIVAPSLLIGQTIGRWGNFMNQEAHGGEVSRSFLENMFLPDWIINQMRIDGIYYHPTFLYESLWNFAGVVILILLRRVNLMRGEMFLFYIIWYSFGRFFIEGMRTDSLYLIGELRTAQVISIVAIVVAIILVVYRRVTIKKPVRYKDA
- a CDS encoding nucleoside recognition domain-containing protein; the protein is MSTIKNGLLAGLKTSWTLSKIIFPITLLIVILQYTPVLPWVIDFVSPVMGIFGLRGDAAIPLVLGNALNLYAGIAGILSLELTVKEVFILAVMLSFSHNIFIETGVALKVGVKLWVVLLVRFGLAAISAIVINLVWSGGSDIAQYGMAPKVAEIPEGWMEIILLGFQKASFGVLQLALVVIPLMIVIQYLKDKQYLLKFSRKLAPFMKLLGIEQNASMTLVSGLVIGLAFGAGVMIQAVQDDGVSKKDATLVFIFLVACHAVIEDTLIFIPLGIPIWPLFLLRLGTAFVLTIVVATIWKRAEQTKRKEVLLHDN
- a CDS encoding acyltransferase; the protein is MRRTERFVVEGANSLWHIYKTVSFWKVMKNFIVIQLGRYSPSLSFKNFLYRNFLHMKIGDETSFALMVMPDVMFPERITIGKNSIIGYNTTLLAHEYLINEYRIGEVRIGDRVLIGANSTILPGVNIGDDAIVSAATLVHKDVPAGSFVGGNPMKVIYTAEEMATRRLMQPEKTS